Proteins encoded by one window of Rhodococcus sp. OK302:
- a CDS encoding NAD(P)/FAD-dependent oxidoreductase, with the protein MKVVVVGAGYAGTIAANRLAKKVKDAEITVVNPRPTFVERVRLHEQISGTGEAATPLASMLAKGITVRVGDVEKIVDGNVTLAGGGGLDYDYLFLAVGSTGTPIDGSIAVGTWEGATQSRAALDALPAGSTVTVIGGGLTGIETASEIAESHPDLCVRLVAETVGASLSAGAQKRVHAALDRMNVEITRDSVRAVDAGPNGAVHFRSGAALDSDLTLWAVVDSVPDLAARSGLQVDPQGRAVVDEFLRSVSDLRIFVVGDCAAVPGARLGCATASPQGAHAADTLARMIKGCKPKPYSMGYVGQVLSLGRKNAVVQASRRDDRVRRLYVTGRLAAITKELVCRYAKYGPRTAIYVWLPGERNPSSAVESHTSV; encoded by the coding sequence GTGAAAGTTGTCGTGGTTGGTGCCGGCTACGCGGGAACGATCGCGGCGAACCGGCTGGCAAAGAAGGTGAAGGACGCGGAGATCACGGTGGTCAACCCGCGACCGACCTTCGTCGAGCGAGTGCGGTTGCACGAGCAGATCTCCGGGACCGGTGAAGCGGCGACGCCCCTCGCGTCGATGCTCGCGAAGGGAATCACCGTACGGGTCGGGGACGTGGAGAAGATCGTTGACGGCAACGTCACGCTGGCGGGCGGCGGTGGCCTCGACTACGACTACCTGTTCTTGGCGGTCGGTAGCACCGGCACCCCGATCGACGGCTCCATCGCCGTCGGGACGTGGGAGGGTGCGACCCAGTCCCGTGCTGCACTCGACGCGCTCCCCGCGGGCAGTACCGTCACCGTCATCGGCGGCGGTCTGACCGGCATCGAGACAGCGTCCGAGATAGCCGAATCGCACCCCGACCTGTGTGTACGTCTGGTCGCCGAAACAGTCGGTGCGAGCCTGTCCGCTGGCGCGCAGAAGCGGGTGCATGCCGCCCTGGATCGAATGAACGTCGAGATCACGCGCGACTCCGTCAGGGCAGTCGACGCCGGTCCGAACGGAGCCGTCCACTTCCGATCCGGTGCGGCTTTGGATTCCGATCTCACGCTGTGGGCGGTGGTGGACAGTGTTCCCGACCTCGCGGCACGCAGTGGTTTGCAGGTGGACCCGCAAGGGCGGGCGGTGGTCGACGAGTTCCTCCGTAGCGTCAGCGATCTTCGGATCTTCGTCGTCGGCGATTGCGCCGCCGTCCCCGGTGCCCGGTTGGGCTGTGCCACTGCGTCGCCGCAAGGTGCGCACGCGGCCGACACGCTCGCGCGAATGATCAAGGGATGCAAGCCTAAACCGTATTCGATGGGCTACGTCGGGCAAGTGCTGAGCTTGGGGCGCAAGAACGCGGTGGTGCAGGCGAGTCGCCGCGACGACAGGGTGCGGCGGTTGTATGTCACCGGCCGACTTGCTGCCATCACCAAGGAGTTGGTGTGCAGATACGCGAAGTACGGACCGCGGACGGCGATTTACGTATGGCTGCCCGGCGAACGGAATCCGTCATCGGCGGTGGAATCGCACACTTCTGTCTGA
- a CDS encoding IS110 family transposase has protein sequence MIIIGIDPHKSTHTATSLEPATNTDLGSLRIEATLAEYTRLLTWSKTWPQRTWAIENAEGLGHHLAQWLLAAGESVLDIPTTATARVRQLSKGSRRKNDRIDAAAAASVAAMQGDARAVHPESITDMLALLDERRNNLTAARTRTANQLHALLRQLFAGGVPTQLTASRAATAIRRMKPRTTIDSMRMRLCRDLIADLKRYDTQLADNHRELASLLDQLGTSLRDVPGVGTILAGRLIGRTGIAHRFPTTAAFATYNGTAPVQIASAQSNRHRLSRYGDRQLNSAIHTVAMVQIRMPDSAGRAYYDKKRAAGMAPKSAMRCLKRHLSNHLWRIMIADGQRQHTHRTSPVTMAA, from the coding sequence GTGATCATCATCGGCATCGACCCACACAAGTCCACCCACACGGCAACCTCCCTCGAACCCGCCACCAACACCGACCTCGGATCACTACGCATCGAAGCGACACTCGCGGAGTACACACGCCTGCTGACATGGTCGAAAACCTGGCCGCAGCGGACCTGGGCGATCGAAAACGCAGAAGGTCTCGGCCACCATCTCGCGCAATGGCTTCTGGCGGCGGGGGAATCGGTCCTCGACATTCCCACCACCGCAACAGCCCGCGTCCGGCAACTCTCGAAAGGTTCCCGACGCAAGAACGACCGCATCGACGCAGCCGCAGCGGCATCCGTCGCGGCCATGCAAGGCGATGCCCGGGCGGTGCACCCTGAATCGATTACCGACATGCTCGCCCTGCTGGACGAACGTCGAAACAACCTGACCGCTGCCCGGACACGGACGGCGAATCAACTTCATGCCCTGCTGCGGCAACTCTTCGCGGGCGGCGTTCCCACCCAGCTCACCGCGAGCCGAGCTGCAACCGCAATCCGCCGGATGAAGCCACGAACAACGATCGATAGCATGCGAATGCGGTTGTGCCGCGACCTGATCGCCGACCTCAAACGCTACGACACCCAACTCGCCGACAACCACCGCGAGCTCGCATCATTGCTCGACCAACTCGGCACGTCGCTCCGAGACGTACCCGGAGTCGGGACAATCCTGGCCGGCCGGCTGATCGGACGAACCGGTATCGCTCACCGATTCCCCACCACAGCCGCATTCGCAACCTACAACGGAACGGCGCCCGTCCAAATTGCCAGCGCTCAGAGCAATCGTCACCGGCTATCTCGCTATGGTGATCGTCAACTCAACTCCGCGATCCATACCGTTGCGATGGTCCAGATACGGATGCCGGATAGTGCCGGACGCGCCTACTACGACAAGAAAAGAGCTGCAGGGATGGCGCCGAAATCCGCTATGCGCTGCCTCAAACGTCATTTGTCGAATCACCTGTGGCGCATCATGATCGCCGACGGACAGCGCCAGCACACCCACCGCACGTCGCCCGTCACAATGGCCGCCTGA